In Carassius carassius chromosome 14, fCarCar2.1, whole genome shotgun sequence, the genomic stretch AGATTTTTCACCAAGAACGTCATGGCTGTTATTTTGAAAGTTAACTAATTTATTCAAACTATGTATATAATAAGTTATAATAATACCAGTAAATACTGTTGTTGGGTTCTGTTCTTCATATGCTAtgaaaaactgtaatttattagaTGACTAATTAAGTTGTGAATATTGATTAAAAGAATTGTCTGTCTATTGTATGTATCTATTGTATGTATCGGTCTACCTCTAATGTCAACCttctattaatatttaattgGTCTTAATATGTGTAAACATAGCATGATAATctctgtttttgttcttttagaCACAGAGAAATTTAGAAATGGCTGCCATTTACTCCGGCATCCATCTGAAACTGAAAAACTCTCGCACACCCTGGCCAGACAAACTAAAACTTGCTCGATTTGCATGGATATCAACACAGTGCCTTCTTCCTAATAAAGAGCAGGTAATTTATCTGATATAGACTGTCTGCATATTTTTGAGACtataaaagtttactttttaacTGGATATATCTAGCAAATTTACtggaatattttataaattaagatTTTTCAAATGTTAATTCCTCTTTCCCTATCAAAGGTTCTGTTTGACTGGACAAGTCATGCCCTCACTGGCTTTTACAATAAGAAAGTGGATGTACCCTCAGAGGTGGTGGAGGGTTTATGGACCTACCTAGATGATATCCTTCACAGCAGGAAGCTTCATAATGTGTTGAGTCAGGGAAAAACCATTAGCCTTCGTCTCACACTAGCACAGGTATTTACCAGTACTTAAGTTTTGCAATAATTTCACTTGGGCTCTTggatatatataaagatttaatTTCTGCTtgtattatttgcatttttaagtctctttaatttagttattttaatttcatcaaTATTGATTGAATATTTGTaaagattttctttatttttttgtcagcGTTAACAAAATACAGCACATATTCTAAAGATTTTGAATAGGTTTGCACGATATATATTGGCCGATgattaatgtgcatctcgtcagtaaagccggttttctaatcagcggtaaactCCAtaaggtgtgtgatttcacatagagcggCTGTTACTATAGggagtagggatgcaccggttgaccggccataaattggAACCGGCCTGTTTTTGATTAAAGTACGCGATCGGCAATCgtccggtttttggtctttttttcggccgatttttccggaagtgcgctcgcgtgcacagactacattgtaatggttttcgctatgtcatttgtgtggaagtatttcgaaatctgtgcgcaggacacgggcagccgttcagcactggaaatgcagagcttcatgtgaggcacagatagcaggaagcgatcagccatttgctgtactggcgcacaaataagagtcccttttctGCGCGCACTAAAGCTGCGCGAGCATTTACTTTACCGGTCCgcgccctgaacacgagtagaccgtgaagaaatgttcagatcaacttctcgcgtgttggatgagaaacgaaacggactaaacggtgacaaaactgaaatggtatatatatatatatattttctttgtaaAGTAGAGCTTGCATACACATTTAAAAAggcagaagtaaacgtcagttctgcattagaatgattatttttattttaccttgatATTACattgactttattttatttaaaaaatcacctgctgtagcacactcaaaaagtttcattcatccaattaaatttttttagggtaatgattcacatctatatttttttacttgagacaataaattatttatttttaattggctcaagtaaaaaatatatagatgtgaatcattaccctatttttttttattggatgaatgaaatcctttttgcatctttgttttatttgcaccaacattatttgattttaacattttggaataatgtatttatatagcatacttttatttagtctcactggtaaagacctttttttttttaaaagcaaatttaaaaactaaaaaacaaatactgaatgctgattaagaaacatcttattgaatgtgtgttgattttgttgtttggattgtagaactatgcagttattgcctttaatttcacatggttacagttaatcttttaatttaaggccagttctctgtagtttcaacacaattcaaaaacaaaagctaaatgctgatgctTGTACCATCTATGTtcgtattgaatgtaggctacttactgtgcagttactgccgttaatttcagatggttacagttattgttttcaatagccaaaagccagtttggcttattaaataccaaataaacatcttgtttatgcacactttccttcattcttgtttgttgcttaaaaataataaataaataaaaatcggaaataggtatcggaatcggccagtttgcttgtaaaaaaaatcggtatcggaatcggccatgaaaaatcatgatcgtgcatccctaatacggagccattgttaactgacaagctgtgcaaatcCACGTTCTTTATCAACTTGGATTTGCACATCTTGTCAGTTAACGATGCGCATTAATCATTGGCCGATATATATCATGCACCCCTAATTTTGAAAGACTTTAACTAAAACGTGCCATTGATTAAaatatgatgaagaaaaaaataacatcacAACAATgtggtaaatgtaaaaaaaaaaaaaaaaaaaaaggttttagaaAGAATATGATTTTCAAATAACACTAATAAAGTCAAAATGAAGGTCAAGTTTGCACACTTTTTCTATAACAATGCACTAAGATGCAgacaaataataactaaaaaaaattataaaaattgtatACTCTGATGTATTATTTGCAACAAGGacagtttttaaatgttgaaaaacTATGTTAATATCAACACTGCTttcatcatttgttttattttatcctaGATTATCAACGACAGGATTTTGGACTGTTCTTCTGGATTCAAATCTGTCAGTTTCCACACCATTCTGAGCTGTTGCCATGGCATCTTGACCTCCCCAGTGCTTTCTGTGACCTACACTGCTAAGTATGAGTTGTTAGTGGATCTCTTGAGTCGACTCTGTGGCTTGTCCAGCATACATCTCAGGCAGCAGAAAAGTGACGAGCCTCTCTCTCTCAAAGTCTTTGAGGTTCTCCTCCTTGTTCTCAGCACCTATCTAACAGTGCAGAAACAGCAAGCAAACTCCAACCGAGTCTTTTCCCAGGTTACAGCACACCTCCTTCATCCTCTTCTCCTGCTCAGACACTTGCTGAACACTAGAGTTTGGACTGAGAAGGATGATGTCAAGATTCGCCAACATCTGAGCAAGGAAATCCGAAACAAAGTGGATGCTGTTCTTCAGTCAGTGCTCTTCATCCCTGATCATTTGATGTCCTACAAGGAAGAAGTTTTACCATTGGAGGATAAAGCTGGGGCCAAAAAGGGCCATGCAGGAAAGGGCTTGCAAGGCCCTATCAATATGATCCTTTTGAAACTTAATGTCCAAGGAACTAACGAAGAGGAAGAGGCTTTATTTTATGCCGTTAAATCAAACTCTCTCACTCTGCTATTTAAATTCGCCCTAGATTCATTTTGTAAAGGGGGAGAAAACAAGCAAGTGGTCTTCCACCTCATGGCTAAGCTCATTACTGCTTTGGGTTTCACAGATGAACTGGATATAGATGAGAGATTTAGTGCATTGAACTGGGGTATTGCTTTACTCACTCTGGAGAACCTCCTGAACTCCTGTTTGGCTGGTGATATTTATAATGTGGCTGCGGACAGAATACAACATGGAGAGGTGCAATTGAATTTCTACAGGAAACTGGCTCGCCTATTATTTAACAATGCCCAGATGGGCATCCCAGCTTGGTACCGCTGTCTCAGAGCTCTGCTTGCACTGAATCACCATATCCTGGAGCCAGATTTAGATGAGCTCCTTTCAGCTGTGTGGGTTGATGGAGACAACATGGAAGTACGCGTTAAGAAAGCCAGAGAAGCGCTCGTGTCTGTCGTCTTGCAAACTTATGCCAAACTCCGACAGCTGCCTAAACTTATAGAAGAGCTGCTTGATGTAGTGTGTTGGCCTGCAGCGGATGAACTGAGACCACCGTTGTTGCCTGAAATGATACAAAAGGCTCTGAGTCAGTGTTTGCTAGACAATCCTCCGAGCCAAAATCTCGAGATCTGTTGGCTCATTTTAAAAAAGATGCAGCGCTATCTTCTCCCTCACATCCAAGATGAAGCATCGGATTTGGCACTGAAAGTGTTTTCTTTGTGTTCGCTCCTCTATGCTGTACTCTTTAGTTTTAAGACCCTAGACAACAGCACCCCGGTGCCAATCGTGAAGAAGACTCAGAATCTTATGATGGAGATGCTGAAGGTCGTTGAAGACCTTTTGAAAAAGAACCTTGTCAGCGAAGGTCCTTGGATGGAGAAGGTCCAAGAGGTGATCCTTCTGCTTACTTATACTTGGGTTGAGGTGGATACGCTCTTCCAGATTCATTGTTCTAAGTACACATCGCCAGCTGCCTCTCAGAGTGGCGCTTTAGTGGACAAAGCCCTGACATTAAGGGACATGGACAGTCCATTGGGTAAACTATTACAGAACCATCTTGCGCTCCACAAGCTGAAGGTATGCTTGCTCAAACCATCTACTGAAACATCAGGTGCATTAGAGATGCAGAAAATGGCTCAGTTTATTCTAAAACGGCAAGAACTTACAATGATGCTTGACACCAACCAAATCTGGGACTTTCAATTTTGTACAGTTAATGCCAACACTTATATAGCCGCCCACTGGTTTCTTGTTACCACCAACCTTCCATTAATTGCCCCTTATCTTGGACCAAATGACACAACTGTTTTTGCAGAATGCATGTTGAAGTCTTTGCTTCAGAGTTTGGATGCCTCTGGAAGCAATTTGGAGAACACTGGGATCTCTGTCTCCTTAATATCCAGACAATTACTCGAGAGTCCTGTTCTTTGGGAGCTCCCTGAGATGTTCTCTGCAGTGATAAAGTGCATAATCAAGGCATTATTCGGACAGCTTGGCTCATCACACGGTCAGTTCGTCAGTACTTCATTTTTCAAACCTTGTGTGAAAATGGTTGGAGTtgaagatgaagaaacaaacatgaTGAGACTGAAAGCCATCAGCCAGGAGATGTTAGACTCTGTCAAAATGAGCTCTTTCATAACTCTATCTAAAACACAGGTAGATCGATTACAGCAGCTGCTTAAAGTCACAAGTGTCCTGAATGGAAATGCAATGTCCTCTGAAGACTATTCAGAACTTTTTCTGACTTTGTTCACGCTGACGACTTGTGTTCAGTGTGATGAAAGCATCGATGACTCTGCATTTATTGGATTGCTCAAAGAGCTTTTTAATGTTATGGCTTCACTCCTGATGGTTAAAAACTCTCAAATGATCCTGAAAGTTGTGCATGGAAGTAATCTCTTAGAGGCAACTATGACTTCACTCTTTTCTCGGAGCAGCAAGGGGCTTTTCAAGGGTCTGGATGGCCTGATCTGGTTGTCTTTCCTTCAGTCAGTTCAAGTATTCATTCAGTACCTAATTCAGCTCATAATCGACAGGAGGAGCAGCATGTGCCTCAATCTGGAGAAGTTCACCTCCTTCATGGTTGAAAGTAACCTCACTGGAGTTCTGGCTGTAGATGCAGGGGATCTCTGCTCACTACAACTCCATCTGGTTACTTTAAGCACGCTTTGCAAAGAAATTATGACAAGTTTTGGCAAGAACAAACAGCTGGATAAGACTTTGACTCATTTGTTAAAGAAGTCCACTTCTGTCATGGAGCCAGCCATACAGGCTATGCTGATACGCAAGGGAAGTAGACAGATTCAGTCCTTTTCTGTTGAAATGGTAACAGTCATGATCAGGTGTGAACTAGCAAGAGCCTCAATCTCTGAAAATGATGGGCAGGAGAAAATCTCCCACATGGTGTTCTACCGGAGCTTCTGCCAGCAGATCTTCAAGGAACTCAGCCCGGCACCACGCCCTATGGACTTCCTCATTTCATCAATTCACTATCTCTCTGCGTTCTACATGGCTGCGGAAAAGACCAAAGCGAAAGGTCTTGAAGAACTCCATATTAAGATTTTGCTGAGTATCCATGCGCTGCTGTCAGGTACAGTATCCAAAAACTTTTCAAAACATTGGCTTGACTTGAGTAAAGTGATGCCCCCAAATTTAGTGAACCCTCTGCCTGTTCTGTAAACAGTCTGTCAATCATTTCTTCAGGAACGTGGTTGTCGTTGTCAGACGTGAAGGAGCTGGAGGAGCCAGTAAAGGAGCTTCTTAATCAGCTGGTGTCCAGCTGTTCTCAAGAACAGTTCCATCTATTACTGCTGATGCTCAGAGAGGGACTTGTGCCAGCAAAGATTGAAGGAGGCAACTGCACTGTAAGATTCTTGTAGTGTCTTAGGGTTTATTGTTATGTGGAATAATATAGTGTAATGGTTAATACATGCAATCAATTTATTAAATGTTGCACTTGCCATTCATTTGTTTACAGGCTTAAcacatttattcagttttttaaaATCTACAGAATAAAGTCCCTAGTGCCCATTCATTAGTTAATGACACCATTTGTAAATTGATTAGGGATTAAAAACCAGACAGGAATTTGCATTCTTTATATTAtgaaattgaaatatttataaaattgacTTAAAGTGAAATACAAACACCAGTGGAGGATTTCAGGTCAGAggacaaaaatatcttaatgtatGTACAGTTAGATCAATAATGAGTTGGGAAAGTTGTTTTAGTATTGAATTATTGCAGAGAATAGTTCATTGTTTGCATTTTGATGCAATCTGAGAAATATAATCTGTCTGTAATGTTGCATAAATCAAGCTGTAAATGTCATTCAAACAAATTGCTGAAACTAATAATCACATAAAGGTCTATTATtaagttttcttttattaaaaattaactaGTAATGATTAACCATCATTAATTGAATGACAGCCTTAAGTCTTATATTTAAAAGTCTGCCACCAGATTTGTTGTGTGCCTTTATTCTGGATGATTGAAGCAGACATAAAAAGTTTGTTAAcaaaatccatttattttttctttctcaaagtATACTAGTTTCTAAGCATATTTGTAGTGTGCCTGATGATTctgatgttttctgtttttttatttcacaggAGGTTCTGTCCACAGTAATTTTTATAAAGCTGCTTGCCTGTTGTCAGTTTCCAGAGCATTGCTCGAAGGCTTTTTGGCTTATCACCCCACAAATCATATCTACTCTCATTGTACGTATTTCAATACCTGTTTTCAATTTGTTtcccattttatgtttttttttttttttttttttttcttttctgagtaAGATTAATCACACATGCATTTCTGTTGTACTAGTCTCTTTTTCATTCAATTGTCTTTTTAAGAGAAAAATATCATGATATCCTACTTTTTGTGTAAACTTATTCATTAGCTTTGGACATTGAATGTTTGGGATTTAACAATTGATAGACAAATTGAGGGAAGCATTGCCTTCCAAAAAACCTTAAACA encodes the following:
- the urb2 gene encoding unhealthy ribosome biogenesis protein 2 homolog, whose protein sequence is MAAIYSGIHLKLKNSRTPWPDKLKLARFAWISTQCLLPNKEQVLFDWTSHALTGFYNKKVDVPSEVVEGLWTYLDDILHSRKLHNVLSQGKTISLRLTLAQIINDRILDCSSGFKSVSFHTILSCCHGILTSPVLSVTYTAKYELLVDLLSRLCGLSSIHLRQQKSDEPLSLKVFEVLLLVLSTYLTVQKQQANSNRVFSQVTAHLLHPLLLLRHLLNTRVWTEKDDVKIRQHLSKEIRNKVDAVLQSVLFIPDHLMSYKEEVLPLEDKAGAKKGHAGKGLQGPINMILLKLNVQGTNEEEEALFYAVKSNSLTLLFKFALDSFCKGGENKQVVFHLMAKLITALGFTDELDIDERFSALNWGIALLTLENLLNSCLAGDIYNVAADRIQHGEVQLNFYRKLARLLFNNAQMGIPAWYRCLRALLALNHHILEPDLDELLSAVWVDGDNMEVRVKKAREALVSVVLQTYAKLRQLPKLIEELLDVVCWPAADELRPPLLPEMIQKALSQCLLDNPPSQNLEICWLILKKMQRYLLPHIQDEASDLALKVFSLCSLLYAVLFSFKTLDNSTPVPIVKKTQNLMMEMLKVVEDLLKKNLVSEGPWMEKVQEVILLLTYTWVEVDTLFQIHCSKYTSPAASQSGALVDKALTLRDMDSPLGKLLQNHLALHKLKVCLLKPSTETSGALEMQKMAQFILKRQELTMMLDTNQIWDFQFCTVNANTYIAAHWFLVTTNLPLIAPYLGPNDTTVFAECMLKSLLQSLDASGSNLENTGISVSLISRQLLESPVLWELPEMFSAVIKCIIKALFGQLGSSHGQFVSTSFFKPCVKMVGVEDEETNMMRLKAISQEMLDSVKMSSFITLSKTQVDRLQQLLKVTSVLNGNAMSSEDYSELFLTLFTLTTCVQCDESIDDSAFIGLLKELFNVMASLLMVKNSQMILKVVHGSNLLEATMTSLFSRSSKGLFKGLDGLIWLSFLQSVQVFIQYLIQLIIDRRSSMCLNLEKFTSFMVESNLTGVLAVDAGDLCSLQLHLVTLSTLCKEIMTSFGKNKQLDKTLTHLLKKSTSVMEPAIQAMLIRKGSRQIQSFSVEMVTVMIRCELARASISENDGQEKISHMVFYRSFCQQIFKELSPAPRPMDFLISSIHYLSAFYMAAEKTKAKGLEELHIKILLSIHALLSGTWLSLSDVKELEEPVKELLNQLVSSCSQEQFHLLLLMLREGLVPAKIEGGNCTEVLSTVIFIKLLACCQFPEHCSKAFWLITPQIISTLIFVIKESSKIPSLTRALTLPALETLTVLLRQSEAKISNPHHVIVVLGALQFVPLDSHSMEDYHAAFEAIHEALFATIHCYPQVMLKASPTFLNCFYRLVSSVMHEGRQRGDSERASEKDKECLLKCAMLVERMYTHIANAAEDFTVLSSFIVAQYVSELQRVTLQPEVKAHLTEAIYCILDHCVERDIKFLNTTLQMGVKEVFNELYNSYTHYHKSQRQGEEKYTV